Genomic DNA from Mixophyes fleayi isolate aMixFle1 chromosome 7, aMixFle1.hap1, whole genome shotgun sequence:
TGGAAGCATTAAAGTGAGATGAAAAAAAATTGGTTTGTTTGAATTATAAAAaggtgcttttgaggtgtccaaaataatttgcataaatatattaatgatcAATATATTTTGATAGTGAGTACCATACAGAGGACAAAGGGTCATTCATTATGAATGGAAGAAAGACAGTTTCATGAGCATACAAAGGGATTCCTTTATTGTAAGATTGGTTAAGCTGTGGAATTGCTTACCTCATGAAGTGGTGATAGCAAATTCCCctacacacagggccggattaacccgcggtctaactgggctacagcccaggggcctcaggcatccaggagGCCCTTGACAGTGcccagcggcattattgatcggtgctgGGACATGGGTGCCCCCGGccagatcaatgctgctgagcctgtcactgtagtccttctgcgACGCTCAgtaatctctttactgaggagatctcatgagcctcactctcacgagatcttctcagtaagaaGCTTACAGCGTgccgtggaaggactacagtgacagggcaacagacagaggtaagtgcttggggtggggggtgggaggCAGTGGGTGACTCACAGGTGGACTCACGGGGGGGGAGGGGTTGCGGCTCACAggtgaatggaggcccccttagccctgcttacacaatgtaaaaattaattggatgcatttgttttttttgttttttacaagaaagtgtatctgtagctataattagcAAAAGACATTATTGGGGTCACTGATCCAGAAAAGTATTTCAATTTCCATTATTTTAGGTCTTGAAGAATTCCTAAATTGGTAACTGCCGCATTGGTAGTTACAGATGATAGTGGGCTGGTGGACTCATGTAAATAAGATCCTAATTATGTCCATATGTGTACACAATCCGAGGTATGGTCAGTTTACAGGCATGCAGCAGAATAACCCATACCCCTGACGCGTTGCGTCTGCATTTGGGCTGACTTTTTGAAAGATGGTTAGAGACTTTCCTTCTTAACTATTTATACCGTTCCTTCTTTTCTGATTGGTATAGAGATTAGTATTACATGACAGTATTCATAAATATAGAACAAGGGTAACAAAGTACAAGTAACAATACAGAGGGGCAGTTCACAATGATAGCATGGGTGGTGGAGTGCAGGTTGCATTGTTGGATATAACATACTTGATAATTATAAAATGACATAATATAGCAAAACTGGATAACAGGACAGAGTGTGAAAATCTGGAGGCTAAAGCAGGATAGGAAATGAAAAGAGTTAATGAGATGGGGAAGACTttctcctgagagcttacattctaaaagtgGGGGTGAAGTTGATATTCTAGAGCAGGGGTCGGGAACCAATGGCTCGCGAGCCAGGTGTGGCTCTTTTGATGATTGCATCTGGCTCGCAGATCGATTTTTCACTGCTCATGTCCTGTTCAGGGCTGCAGTTTGCTGTAGGAGcaattttccattattttaattGGATGATACTGGCCTACGTTGGCCGTTGCTGGGTAAACAGGTAAACGCCCCCTTTTGAATCAGTCTGCTCGGTCATTAGCAGTGTTGCCAATTGTCGCGGCTTTTTTTTGTCTGCCGCGGGTCGCgtttttttgggctttttttttttcctcatctgctgGACAGCCGGGGAGGAGTACTCTGCAGGGGAGAAGATCGAGTGTAGGTAAAGTATAAAAGGTGTGAACTAGAGTAGAGTATGAATGGGGGTGTGAGTGAAGTATGAATGGAGTGTGAACGGGGGTGTGAAATAGAGCAGAGGGGATAATGGACACTAAGGAGGAGGGTCATTGtaaagcatatttaaaaaaaaaaaataataatcaataaatcctaagtgtatatatatatatatatatatatatatatatatgtgtgtgtgtgtatatgtgtatatatatatatatataatatatattgggcttgtttttgggctttttaggattgtgtttggcttgttttgggcttgttttttacGAATTGGTTGcttattctgtattttatagttggCAACCCTGGTCATTAGCTCAAAGCTAACCCTTCGACAAAGAAGATggcgaaaagaaaaaaagatgatgAGTATCGTATATTTCGGGACGAATGGACCGAAGAATTCGCCTTTGTGGAGAGAGCAGGTTCTGCGGTGTGTCTAATTTGCAATGACAAAATTGCATCGATGAAACGGTCGAATGTAAAGCGGCACTTCGACACGCGCCATGCTACCTTTGCATCAAAATACCCTGCGGGAGACAGCAGAAAGAAAGCGGCCCAAGAGCTACTGAGCAGGGTGCAAGCTAGCCAGCAGCAACTCCGCGTATGGACCCGGCAAGGTGACTATAATTCCGCTAGCTTTGCTGGATCTTTAGCAATAGTGAGGAACGGAAAACCATTCACAGATGGCGAGTATGCTAAAACGTTCATGCTGGATGTAGCCAATGAACTTTTTGATGATCTTCCGAACAAAGACAAGATAATCAAACGGATACAAGACATGCCTCTGTCGGCAAGAACTGTTCATGATCGTACCATCATGATGGCAAACAAAGTGGAGGAAACGCAAGTGAAGGACATAAATGCAGCGCCGTTCTTTTCCCTGGCTTTGGATGAGTCAACAGACGTGAGCCATTTGTCGCAGTTCAGCGTGATTGCAAGATATGCTGTTGATGACACACTGCGCGAAGAAAGTCTTGCTGTTCTGGCAATAAAAGGGTCCACAAGAGGTGAGGATTTATTCAAGTCTTTCATGGAGTTTGCTCAAGAAAAAAATCTACCTATGGATAAACTTCTCTCAGTGTGTACTGATGGTGCTCCGTGTATGGTGGGGAAAAACAAAGGATTTCTGGCGCTTCTTCGTGAACATGAAAATAGACCCATCCTAAGTTTCCATTGCATTCTACACCAGGAGGCACTTTGTGCTCAGATGTGTGACGGGCAGTTTGGCGAAGTGATGTCGCTGGTCATTCGTGTGATCAACTTTATTGCTGCCCGAGCCTTAAATGATCGCCAGTTTAAAACACTGCTGGATGAAGTTGGAAATAACTATCCTGGTCTGCTTTTGCACAGCAATGTGCGTTGGTTGTCAAGAGGGAAGGTGCTTAGCCGTTTTGCGGCTTGCCTGAATGAAATCCAGACTTTTCTTGAAATGAAAGGCATCGAGCATCCTGAGCTAGCCGAAACTGAGTGGCTCCTCAAGTTTTACTATCTTGTAGATATGACTGAACATCTGAACCAGCTCAACGTGAAAATgcaaggcattggaaatacagtGTTATCCCTTCAACAAGCTGTGTTTGCTTTTGAAAACAAGCTAGAGCTCTTCATTATGGATCTTGAAACAGGTCGTTTACTACATTTTGAAAAACTGAGCCAGTTTAAAGATGCATGCACAGCAAGTGAGCCCATTCAAAACTTTGATCTCCACCAGCTAGCTGGCTTCACATCCAGTCTCCTACAGTCCTTCAAAGCACGCTTTACAGAATTTCGTGAGCACGCTCGTCTTTTTAAGTTCATCACCCATCCAACCGAGTGTTCACTGAACACAGCCGACCTGAGTTACATTGCTGGTGTCTCCGTCAGAGATTTTGAAGCAGAAGTGGCTGACCTGAAGGCCTCAGACATGTGGGTGAATAAGTTCAAGTCACTGAATGAAGATTTGGAAAGAATCACACGACAGAAAGCGGAGTTGGCGAGCAAGCACATGtggacagaaatgaaaaaacttcaacccGAAGACCAGCTGATTCTCAAAACTTGGAACGCGCTTCCTGTCACATACCACACACTGCAGCGTGTGAGTATTGCTGTGTTGACCATGTTTGGATCTACGTATGCATGTGAGCAGTCATTCTCACATCTTAAAAACATCAAGTCCAATCTGCGATCACGTTTAACGGATGAAAGTCTCAACGCTTGCATGAAGCTTAACCTCACCAAGTACCAACCAGACtacaaagacatcagcaaatccATGCAGCACCAGAAGTCGCATTAATGGTGAGTATTATAAcaacattatttaaaagaataaattCAGAGGCGTTTTATACTGACATTTAGTTGAattcacttttaaaatatattatatggctCTCACTGAAATAAATTTCCAAATATTTTGCTTTCATGGCTCTCTTAGTCAAAAAGGTTCCCGACCCCTGTTCTAGAGGGTGATACATAGAGAGTAATAGTAGGGGGCCAGTGGGGAGGGGTTAGATGGTAGAATTGTTCTAGGCTATGATAGAGCATTTTTACGGAGCGTTTCAAGCATTGGAAGCTGGAGGAGAGTCTGTTTGAACAAGGGACGGCAttcaagagttggagagcatgCAAAATGTCGGTAGAAAGgtataggttgaagaggtgggtaAGATGGATGCAGGCAATCGGGGATAGGAAGTAGAGCAGGTGAAAGGGGATAGGGTTGAGGGGGCAGGTTGTGGTGGGGAGAAGATGAAAGAGGAGCTTGGAATTTGTTCCTTTTGATGGAAAGGAAGGAGTACATGGAGAGGCTGCTGGAGGGAAATGGGAGGGTGAGGTGTGAGGGGCTTAATATGAGGAGATTTCTAGTCTGACGGtgtcaattttggaggtgaagaaGTTTGAGGAGTAGAAAGTAAAATGACTGAGATCATAAATCTATCAGAGATATCTGCCCCATGACAAAACCCATAGTCATATATTTACAAGAATGTCTAATCCGACATTTTTACAAccctgtgttaggaacccctctagccgatacagcacaacccggagtctgctctgccagtcaggtgttcactggagcccctagtggtggggacagacttggccgcagactagcagagggtcgtgaagtgtgtaccgactagggggaacccaggtaagcggagtgaagtccaggcaagggtcaggggccggcagcagacagggaatccaatacacgatccagggtcaggggtcacaagcacggtagcaaggtccagatacaggtaagaaggtcagggtcacaggatacacaggcagggtcaaatccaggcaaggggtcatacacaggtaattagTCCAAACAGGTTTTCTCCAATACAAGCatgagcaggttagctgacaggcagactggatgctataaccggcagggaggctaagccaatcagggcttagccctgcaacATATCACAGcccatgcgcccggctgcctcacttgccggggcgcaccgcttgttacactcggcgtccggttgttgccttggcaacggtcgggcccgagaactggaagtgacgccccggtcatcatggagacggccgggacgttcactaggaacaggaagtgagtcgTGGAGGAggcccgaggccgccgcggctactgacagtaccccccctaagggaccccgacacccaggttttttagggaattttttgaaacaTTCCCTTACAAGTTTTGTAGCATTAAGTTTTCTCCacgggacccaggaccgctcctccaggccgcgattcctccactgtaccaggaagtgtaTCTGGCCCTGCACGTtcttagaatcgagaatcttctgaattatgtatttttgagGCTTTTTCCGATTCTGTACATGTGGACTTGGAAGCTGGAATTGACTTGGGTATAGTACAGGCTTAAGCAAagagcaatgaaatgtgtttggtatccttaatgacccaggaattTTCAACCTGAATGCCATGGCATTGATCTGCTTAATAATGAGAaacggaccgatgaatttaggacccaatttcctgcaaggctgtctgagcctaatatttcgtgtagaaagccacactttctggcccactttaatggagcaggtggtacggtggcgttCAGAATTTTTTTTCGCAGAAAATGAGGCCTGTCTTAAAGCgaattgcacttttttccaaatgacctggaggtcagcagctgtggaacgaatctccggaataccagcggatctgagggaatacaaggaattggatctgggatggaaaccaaagttgcaatagaatggcgagatatgcgtagatgaatgatatgaattgttataggcgaattctgcccagggcaataagga
This window encodes:
- the LOC142098517 gene encoding protein FAM200C-like codes for the protein MAKRKKDDEYRIFRDEWTEEFAFVERAGSAVCLICNDKIASMKRSNVKRHFDTRHATFASKYPAGDSRKKAAQELLSRVQASQQQLRVWTRQGDYNSASFAGSLAIVRNGKPFTDGEYAKTFMLDVANELFDDLPNKDKIIKRIQDMPLSARTVHDRTIMMANKVEETQVKDINAAPFFSLALDESTDVSHLSQFSVIARYAVDDTLREESLAVLAIKGSTRGEDLFKSFMEFAQEKNLPMDKLLSVCTDGAPCMVGKNKGFLALLREHENRPILSFHCILHQEALCAQMCDGQFGEVMSLVIRVINFIAARALNDRQFKTLLDEVGNNYPGLLLHSNVRWLSRGKVLSRFAACLNEIQTFLEMKGIEHPELAETEWLLKFYYLVDMTEHLNQLNVKMQGIGNTVLSLQQAVFAFENKLELFIMDLETGRLLHFEKLSQFKDACTASEPIQNFDLHQLAGFTSSLLQSFKARFTEFREHARLFKFITHPTECSLNTADLSYIAGVSVRDFEAEVADLKASDMWVNKFKSLNEDLERITRQKAELASKHMWTEMKKLQPEDQLILKTWNALPVTYHTLQRVSIAVLTMFGSTYACEQSFSHLKNIKSNLRSRLTDESLNACMKLNLTKYQPDYKDISKSMQHQKSH